From one Conyzicola nivalis genomic stretch:
- a CDS encoding metal-sensitive transcriptional regulator, with translation MIADIKKRALHRTKILEGQMRGLERMIDNEDYCMDIITQSLAIQKSLRSLNKLLVENHLRTHVTDMFAAGGEQQELAVDELLKVYELNNNRGE, from the coding sequence ATGATCGCCGATATCAAGAAGCGCGCGCTGCACCGCACCAAAATCCTCGAGGGGCAGATGCGCGGCCTCGAGAGAATGATCGACAACGAGGACTACTGCATGGACATCATCACGCAGTCGCTCGCCATCCAGAAAAGCCTGCGCAGCCTCAACAAACTGCTCGTCGAGAACCACCTGCGCACCCACGTGACCGACATGTTCGCCGCCGGGGGAGAGCAGCAAGAGCTCGCCGTCGACGAACTGCTCAAGGTCTACGAACTCAACAACAACAGGGGAGAGTAA
- a CDS encoding MBL fold metallo-hydrolase has protein sequence MKLTKHEHATLVLEKANETLVVDPGAFTLPLTEVRHVVAIVITHEHPDHWTPEQLDRILEMNPDAKIYGPQGVAIAASAYPVIVVRDGDEIAAGGFTLRFFGEKHAVIHSSLPTIDNVGVLVDGAVFYPGDSFTIPPVEVDVLAVPAGAPWLKIGEAIDYVAAVKPKRSFPTHQMVLSVIGSNMANDRIKAVTEANGGEFFPLEPGQSLEL, from the coding sequence ATGAAGCTGACCAAGCACGAACACGCCACCCTCGTCCTCGAAAAAGCCAACGAGACGCTGGTTGTCGACCCGGGTGCATTCACCCTCCCGCTCACCGAGGTGCGCCACGTGGTGGCGATCGTCATCACGCACGAGCACCCCGACCACTGGACGCCGGAACAGCTCGACCGCATCCTCGAGATGAATCCCGACGCCAAGATCTACGGCCCGCAGGGCGTCGCGATCGCCGCATCCGCCTACCCCGTCATCGTGGTGCGCGACGGGGACGAGATCGCGGCCGGCGGATTCACGCTGCGCTTCTTCGGCGAGAAGCACGCCGTCATCCACTCGTCGTTGCCCACCATCGACAACGTCGGCGTGCTGGTCGACGGCGCCGTCTTCTACCCGGGCGACTCGTTCACCATCCCTCCGGTCGAGGTCGACGTGCTGGCCGTGCCCGCCGGAGCCCCCTGGCTCAAGATCGGCGAGGCGATCGACTACGTCGCGGCGGTGAAGCCCAAGCGCTCGTTCCCGACGCACCAGATGGTGCTGTCGGTCATCGGAAGCAACATGGCCAACGACCGCATCAAGGCGGTCACCGAGGCGAACGGCGGCGAGTTCTTCCCGCTCGAGCCGGGGCAGTCGCTCGAGCTGTAG